Proteins from a single region of Macrotis lagotis isolate mMagLag1 chromosome 2, bilby.v1.9.chrom.fasta, whole genome shotgun sequence:
- the LOC141511429 gene encoding U1 small nuclear ribonucleoprotein C-like, producing MPKFYCDYCDTYLTHDSPSVRKTHCSGRKHKENVRDYYQKWMEEQAQSLIDKTTTAFQQGRIPPNLFSAPPLGGPMIPPPHPSMMGPRPPGMMPVGPPSGMRMPMMRPLPHPMMVPTRPAMPRPDR from the coding sequence ATGCCCAAGTTTTATTGTGATTACTGTGATACATATCTTACTCATGATTCTCCATCTGTGAGGAAGACACACTGCAGTGGGAGGAAGCacaaagaaaatgtgagagacTATTACCAAAAATGGATGGAAGAACAAGCCCAGAGCCTGATTGATAAAACAACCACTGCATTTCAACAAGGAAGAATTCCTCCCAACCTCTTCTCTGCTCCTCCACTAGGAGGGCCTATGATCCCACCACCTCACCCTAGCATGATGGGGCCCCGTCCTCCTGGAATGATGCCTGTAGGGCCACCTTCTGGTATGAGGATGCCCATGATGAGGCCCCTTCCTCATCCTATGATGGTGCCTACGCGCCCAGCAATGCCTAGACCAGAcagataa